From a region of the Methylocystis hirsuta genome:
- a CDS encoding N-acetylmuramoyl-L-alanine amidase, which produces MRAGTPPPFIAMAAALLAVLGALARPAAADEQQKEISALTARIEALPDRSRLLFDLTGLPPVTAHPVANPPRIIVDLPEVLFRMEANAGLSPGDKLIKSYRYGIFAPGRSRVVIDLAAPAKILKADSEAAAGGPRLVIELAPTSAGHFAATVAEQARLQPAEPPKLPGTAAKALTDKPMVVIDPGHGGLDMGATSMHGEMEKDVVLEFARALQGKIQETGRARVLLTRDHDMFLPLAERVRIARENNASLFVSIHADTLAASRVEGATVYTVSERASDAEAARMAEKENLADQAAGLESKADAEEVGDILFELTRRETRAYSRQFSHSLISFWREVGALNKNPSRSAGFVVLKAFDVPSVLLELGYLSSEKDLSRLTSQDWRERAAQKTAEAVDAFISARSREARAPAQAPLSATRPQ; this is translated from the coding sequence TTGCGCGCGGGGACGCCGCCACCGTTCATCGCCATGGCGGCTGCGCTCCTCGCGGTTCTGGGCGCGCTCGCGCGGCCCGCCGCGGCCGACGAGCAGCAGAAGGAAATCTCTGCGCTGACCGCCCGAATTGAGGCGCTCCCCGATCGCTCCCGCCTCCTCTTCGATCTCACCGGCCTGCCGCCGGTGACCGCGCATCCCGTGGCGAACCCGCCGCGCATCATCGTCGATTTGCCCGAAGTCCTCTTCCGCATGGAGGCGAACGCGGGCCTGTCGCCCGGCGACAAGCTCATAAAATCCTATCGTTATGGCATCTTCGCGCCGGGACGCTCGCGCGTCGTGATCGATCTCGCGGCGCCCGCCAAAATTCTCAAGGCGGACAGCGAGGCGGCGGCGGGGGGACCGCGGCTCGTCATCGAGCTCGCTCCGACCAGCGCCGGGCATTTCGCCGCGACCGTCGCCGAACAGGCGCGCCTGCAGCCCGCGGAGCCGCCGAAACTGCCAGGGACGGCGGCCAAAGCGCTGACGGACAAGCCCATGGTGGTCATCGATCCGGGCCATGGCGGGCTCGATATGGGCGCGACCTCCATGCACGGCGAAATGGAAAAGGATGTGGTGCTCGAGTTCGCGCGCGCGCTGCAGGGCAAAATCCAGGAAACCGGCCGCGCGCGCGTGCTTTTGACCCGCGACCACGACATGTTTCTCCCGCTTGCCGAGCGGGTGCGAATCGCTCGCGAAAACAATGCTTCCCTGTTTGTCTCAATTCACGCGGACACGCTCGCCGCGTCCCGGGTCGAGGGCGCCACCGTTTATACGGTCTCCGAGCGCGCCTCGGACGCCGAAGCGGCGCGGATGGCGGAGAAGGAGAATCTCGCGGATCAGGCCGCCGGACTTGAAAGCAAGGCGGACGCCGAAGAGGTCGGCGACATATTGTTCGAACTCACGCGGCGCGAGACCCGCGCCTACAGTCGCCAGTTTTCGCATTCGCTCATCTCATTTTGGAGGGAAGTCGGGGCGCTGAATAAAAATCCGAGCCGCTCGGCCGGTTTCGTTGTGCTCAAAGCCTTCGACGTTCCCTCCGTGCTGCTCGAACTCGGGTATCTCTCGAGCGAGAAGGATCTGTCCCGGCTGACGTCCCAGGACTGGCGCGAGCGCGCCGCGCAGAAAACCGCCGAAGCTGTTGACGCCTTTATCAGCGCGCGCAGCCGTGAAGCGCGGGCCCCCGCCCAGGCGCCATTAAGCGCGACGCGCCCACAATAA
- a CDS encoding enoyl-CoA hydratase produces MTLDAETTAHVTLETAAGVAILTLNSPASRNALSLAMIEALSGRLDALAGRHDLRVVVLQAEGPAFCAGHDLKELTAHRNDPDRGRAFFDRTMRACSALMQQIVSLPQPVVAAVDEMATAAGCQLVASCDLAVAGPRARFCTPGVNIGLFCSTPAVALSRNVAPKQAMEMLLTGVPIGAEEALRIGLVNRMSADGARAGALALARLIAQKSPQAIRFGKSAFYAQSEKPLSDAYELASAVMVENMLAEDAKEGVSAFLEKRAPTWAEK; encoded by the coding sequence ATGACCCTGGACGCCGAAACAACCGCGCATGTGACGCTTGAGACCGCGGCTGGCGTCGCGATCCTGACGCTGAACAGCCCTGCTTCGCGCAACGCCTTGTCTCTCGCGATGATCGAGGCCCTCTCGGGCCGTCTCGACGCGCTTGCCGGCCGCCACGACCTTCGCGTCGTCGTGCTGCAGGCGGAAGGCCCCGCCTTCTGCGCCGGCCATGACCTCAAGGAGCTGACGGCGCATCGCAACGATCCTGACCGAGGCCGCGCCTTCTTCGATAGGACGATGCGCGCCTGCTCGGCGCTGATGCAGCAAATCGTCAGCTTGCCCCAGCCGGTCGTCGCGGCTGTCGACGAAATGGCCACGGCCGCCGGCTGCCAGCTCGTCGCGAGTTGCGATCTCGCCGTTGCGGGTCCGCGCGCGCGCTTTTGCACGCCGGGCGTCAATATCGGCCTTTTCTGCTCGACGCCGGCCGTGGCGCTCTCGCGCAACGTCGCGCCAAAGCAGGCGATGGAGATGCTGCTCACGGGCGTTCCCATCGGCGCCGAGGAGGCGCTGCGCATCGGCCTCGTCAACCGCATGTCAGCGGATGGCGCGCGGGCCGGCGCGCTGGCGCTGGCGCGGCTCATCGCGCAAAAATCCCCGCAGGCGATCCGCTTCGGCAAGAGTGCCTTCTACGCGCAGAGCGAGAAGCCGCTTTCGGACGCCTATGAGCTGGCGAGCGCCGTCATGGTCGAGAACATGCTGGCGGAAGACGCCAAGGAGGGCGTGTCGGCGTTTCTGGAGAAGCGTGCGCCCACATGGGCCGAAAAGTGA
- a CDS encoding penicillin-binding protein 1A: MRMLARFLGFVFATATIVFLIGAIAGSGLIYYFSKDLPDTAQLRDYEPPVTTRLHAGDGSILAEYSHERRLFLPSSAIPQLVKQAFISAEDKNFYNHVGVDPEGVMRAVTVLAQGGRHVQGASTITQQVAKNFLVGNERSIERKIREALVAFRIEAAYPKDKILELYLNEIYLGLGNYGVAAAALNYFNKSVNELTLAEAAYLAALPKAPSNYNPFQNRERALERRNYVIDRLIADGYATAEEGAKAKAEPLGVNPRVLSPNTYVAGYFAEEVRRQLLEQQSEKKLYEGGLSVRTTLDPKMQAWTRKALADGLVRFDEAHGFRGAMNHIDISSDWGVTLSAIPALGDVKPWRLAAVLDVTGDAARIGLQPGREKSGEVARERETGLLPAEGMRWSGRTPRSALSAGDVIYVEPLAGRAGQYRLRQIPDISGAMVAMDPHTGRVFSMVGGFSFDQSSFNRATQALRQPGSSFKPFVYATALDNGYTPSSSILDEPISIQQADGTYWTPENFEGGHGTGAHPLRYGIEHSKNMMTVRLAKDVGMPLIAEYAKRFGVYDEMTPYLSMALGAGETTLLRMVTGYSMLANGGKRIKPTLIDRIQDRWGKTLYRHDERQCIGCDSAKWENQLEPKLIDKREQVLDPLTAYQITSIMEGVIQRGTGVSIRSVGKHLAGKTGTTNDAKDLWFIGFSPDLAVGVFIGYDRPRSLGSHAQAAQFAAPIFRDFMTVALKDKPDTPFRVPPGIKLISIDVHSGLRSSGAGTILEAFKPGTAPPDSYSGGGGPRQLDTPHDVDQQVGSGTGGLY, translated from the coding sequence ATGCGAATGCTCGCAAGGTTTTTGGGCTTCGTCTTCGCGACCGCGACGATCGTCTTCCTCATCGGGGCGATCGCCGGGTCCGGACTGATCTATTATTTTTCCAAGGATCTGCCCGACACGGCCCAGCTGCGCGACTACGAGCCGCCAGTGACGACGCGGTTGCACGCCGGCGACGGCTCGATCCTCGCCGAATATTCGCATGAACGCCGCCTGTTCCTGCCGAGCTCCGCCATTCCGCAACTGGTGAAGCAGGCGTTCATCTCCGCCGAGGACAAGAACTTCTACAACCACGTCGGCGTCGACCCGGAAGGCGTGATGCGCGCCGTGACGGTGCTCGCCCAGGGCGGTCGCCATGTGCAAGGCGCCTCGACCATCACTCAGCAGGTCGCCAAGAACTTCCTCGTCGGCAACGAGCGTTCGATCGAACGCAAGATTCGCGAAGCGCTCGTCGCCTTCCGCATCGAAGCCGCCTATCCCAAGGACAAGATTCTCGAGCTTTATCTCAACGAGATCTATCTCGGCCTTGGAAACTACGGCGTCGCCGCCGCGGCGCTCAATTATTTCAACAAATCGGTCAATGAGCTCACGCTCGCAGAAGCGGCCTATCTGGCGGCGCTTCCGAAGGCGCCGAGCAATTACAATCCATTTCAAAACCGCGAGCGCGCCCTCGAACGCCGCAACTACGTCATCGATCGACTGATCGCCGACGGCTATGCCACCGCCGAAGAAGGCGCAAAGGCGAAAGCGGAGCCGCTCGGAGTCAATCCGCGCGTTCTCTCGCCCAACACTTATGTCGCCGGCTATTTCGCCGAGGAAGTGCGGCGTCAGCTGCTGGAGCAACAAAGCGAGAAGAAGCTCTACGAGGGCGGCCTTTCGGTTCGCACGACGCTCGACCCGAAGATGCAGGCCTGGACGCGAAAAGCGCTGGCCGACGGCCTCGTTCGCTTCGACGAGGCGCATGGCTTCCGCGGCGCGATGAACCACATCGACATCTCGTCCGACTGGGGCGTGACGCTGTCCGCGATTCCGGCGCTCGGCGACGTCAAGCCTTGGCGCCTCGCCGCCGTGCTCGATGTGACCGGCGACGCCGCGCGCATCGGCCTTCAGCCGGGACGCGAGAAATCCGGCGAAGTGGCGCGCGAACGCGAGACCGGCCTTCTACCGGCCGAAGGCATGCGCTGGAGCGGCCGCACGCCGCGATCAGCGCTAAGCGCCGGCGACGTGATCTACGTCGAGCCGCTCGCGGGACGCGCCGGCCAATATCGTCTGCGCCAGATTCCCGACATCTCCGGCGCGATGGTGGCTATGGACCCGCATACGGGCCGCGTCTTCTCCATGGTCGGCGGCTTTTCCTTCGACCAGTCGTCATTCAATCGCGCGACTCAGGCGTTGCGCCAGCCCGGCTCCTCGTTCAAGCCCTTCGTCTATGCGACGGCGCTCGACAATGGCTACACGCCGTCGTCGTCCATCCTCGACGAGCCGATTTCCATCCAGCAGGCGGACGGCACCTATTGGACGCCGGAGAATTTCGAAGGCGGCCACGGCACCGGCGCGCATCCGCTGCGCTACGGAATCGAGCATTCCAAGAACATGATGACGGTGCGTCTGGCGAAAGACGTCGGCATGCCGCTCATCGCCGAATACGCCAAGCGCTTCGGCGTCTACGACGAAATGACGCCCTATCTCTCCATGGCGCTCGGCGCCGGCGAAACGACGCTGCTCCGCATGGTCACCGGCTATTCGATGCTGGCGAATGGCGGCAAGCGCATCAAGCCCACGCTGATCGACCGCATTCAGGATCGCTGGGGCAAGACGCTCTACCGCCATGACGAGCGCCAATGCATCGGCTGCGACTCCGCCAAGTGGGAGAATCAGCTCGAACCGAAGCTCATCGACAAGCGCGAGCAGGTGCTCGATCCGCTCACCGCCTATCAGATCACCTCGATCATGGAAGGCGTGATCCAACGCGGCACCGGCGTCTCGATCAGATCGGTCGGCAAGCACCTCGCCGGCAAGACGGGCACGACGAACGACGCGAAAGATCTCTGGTTCATCGGCTTTTCGCCCGATCTCGCGGTCGGCGTGTTCATCGGCTACGATCGGCCGCGCTCGCTCGGCAGCCACGCCCAGGCGGCGCAATTCGCCGCGCCGATCTTCCGCGACTTCATGACGGTGGCTCTGAAAGACAAGCCGGATACGCCGTTCCGCGTGCCGCCGGGGATCAAGCTCATTTCCATCGACGTGCATTCCGGGCTGCGTTCGTCGGGAGCAGGCACGATTCTCGAAGCGTTCAAGCCGGGGACGGCGCCGCCCGACTCGTACTCCGGCGGCGGCGGCCCGCGTCAGCTCGATACGCCGCATGACGTGGATCAGCAGGTCGGCAGCGGCACCGGCGGCCTTTACTAG